A segment of the Anaerolineales bacterium genome:
TCATCCAATTCCCCGAGGGCGAGGTGAACTCCGCTGACCTCACGCTCGATGAGTTCTATGACCGCCTGGAGGCGATGCGTCCGACGATCCCTACCACCGCCCTGCCCTCCAGTGGGGTCTTCGAGGCTCTCTACAACCAATTGGCGGGCGTCGGCGAGCAAGTCTTCTCTATCCACATTTCCTCCGGGCTGAGCGGCACGCTGAACGCTGCACGCGTCGGCGGTGAGCAGGCCGTGGCCGAAGTCGACACCTGGGACTCGATGACCCTTTCGGGCGGCCAGCGCATTCAAGTACTGGTGGCCGCTTGGGGGAATCGCGCCGGCTGGAAACTAGAGAGAATCCGCGAGCGGCTCGAACAGATCCGCACTCAGACCGAAGTCATCTACACCCTGGAGACGCTGGAGTACTTGGCCCACGGCGGACGCATCGGGCGGGTTCAGGCCTTGATGGGGTCCGTGCTCAAGATCAAACCGGTCATCCGAG
Coding sequences within it:
- a CDS encoding DegV family protein, whose translation is MKIVTDCAADMPKEELEALDITQAPLFIQFPEGEVNSADLTLDEFYDRLEAMRPTIPTTALPSSGVFEALYNQLAGVGEQVFSIHISSGLSGTLNAARVGGEQAVAEVDTWDSMTLSGGQRIQVLVAAWGNRAGWKLERIRERLEQIRTQTEVIYTLETLEYLAHGGRIGRVQALMGSVLKIKPVIRVDHADGKYSTVSKSRTIPQALETITDHLHQLYGKTPVWVNILHGRFAQAADTLAASMKERLNVASLEVSRISPVLGVHTGPGIVGAAVLPISLLEDLL